aaaatgtaatgtataaaggctggagtgactggatgtgtaacataatagccagaacactacttcctgctttcagttctattactctgagttagtcagcgacttaaagggggccacatggtacaaatCTTTtaagtaagtttgcaattgatcctcaccaTTCAGctcagatatgacccatgtggcccccctcaagtctctgattggctactgcctggtaaccagggaaaccagtcagtgtaagccaagagagctgaaaagcaggaagtagtgttctggctattatgttagacacccagtcactccagcctgtatacattacatttttggctgtcGGGTCTGGGGCCGGGGCCCCatatgaaaactgaaaagaggcAAACGagcaaggcaaataactaaaaaataaactatataaaatataatgaagaccaattgcaacgtTGCTgggaattaggcattctataacacactccaAGTTACCTCGaggatgaaccacccctttaaggtcttCCTTGCACATAAGCATCATTGAAATGTTATTTGGGATTCCAGCagatatttggttgctatggtccaaaccTAGCAAccattgaaaaataaagaatgagaTTCAAGCCAATACTCGGGGCATAGACATAGTACATTATTATCTACAAGACAGAGAAGCCATAACAATTCTCTACATACGCAAACTAAAAGCACTGGCCGTGGAACAGCCCCTTTCACCCTGTCCCTATGGAAACACACACTTCCTGTTAGCGCGGCTGCCCCAGAAGTGATCTTGATTCCTCGCACTGACGTAAGTCCTTCCGGGAGACTGCTTCCTTCTCTTCGGTGTCGGCCATTAGCGTGAACAGGAGGTGAGCTGTGGGGGCTGCGCGATTTGGGAAAGTTTAGGGATGTTCTATCGCCAGGGGACGGCTGCTAATCAGCCATTGTCAGTCGTAGAAACTCCGGGCTAATGACCGAGTCTGTGCGGGGAGAAGGTGCCGGTATCTTTAGGGGGAGACAGCGCGACAACAACACGTGTAGGGAGAGGCCAGGGAGCGGGAGGCTGGATTTGTTCCTACTGGGCCGCTGCTCTTTTACAaacctccctcccttctctttgtTTTCCCTTTATTATCCGCCTCCAGTGatgctgaactacatctctctGCCCAGGACCCTCCCTTTGCCTAATGACAGAGCATCCCATTCTAAGCATCTCCCCAGTATCCATCCATTGTATTATCACTGGTTGGAAGGGAATGTCATTGCTATTCGAAGTATTTAGTAAGATCTGCCCTTTCCTGGTTCTGTTCAACAGTGCAGCTGAATTTCTACAGGGCTGGCTACATtgcttcaagagtcagaaccagcggtGCAGGGAATGAAAATCGTTTCTGTGGCTCTTAATATCCATCACGTCGCTTAAAGAAAATGAGCAAATTCATTGTTTTTGGGATGTTACAAGCATAGAATacccaattctgagcaacttttcaattggtgttcattattttttccaattatttgcccttttcttaggactctttcccgctttcaacCCGggaggttcactgaccccatctaaaaaaaacaaatacacacaataattattattgctgctttttattactcacctttagggtaaggtcacactgagctttcggggagatttactcacctggcgactaatcagctcgtctttgcggcaaccaatctcgcctaacgccttccctcactcttgcgctggctaaaatgaaaaatccccGGAgctaagcacacgcggcgatttgttttccgaagtcgccaaaatttcctcgtgaggaaagttgtccgaagtttcctcgtgaggaaacttcgggagacttcggaaaattaatcgCCGCATGTGCTTAGTGccgccgatttttcattttagccagcgcaagagtgagggaaggcgttagGCGAGATTGggcgccacaaagacgaggcgattagtcgccaggcgactatatCTCCCAGAAAGGCTCAGTGTGTACCCTTATATccagaccatctcctattcatattccagtcccttagtCAAATCAGAGCAGGGTTGCCAGTAAGAAtgaactgaatccactatttgggattcgatCGCATCtacgaatcctttgtgaaagatttggtcaGATAacgagccgaatcctaatttgcatattcaaattagaggcgggaaaggaaaaagtggaagattgttttacttacttgttttgagacgaaaagtcacgtgattttccttcccgtccctaatttaaatatgcaaattcaggTTCTGTTTGGCCACatacaaggattcagctgaaaaaggcagaatcctggattcaatgcatctctagttgctagggtaatttggaccctagtaatcagattgctgaaattgcaaactggagagctgctgaataaaatactaaataacacaaaaaacaaataatgcaaaccaattgcaaatagatTGAGACTATCCCactctatcatactaaaagttaatttgaaggggaacaacccatttaattagTATTGTTAGCTACAGGGTGAGAGAACATATTCAGAATCTCTGTTGCATTCCCTTCTAAGCTATCCATAAATGGCAAGGGCTTAGTGTGGCCTTGGACGTCTattatatctagggatgcaccgaatccctggtgaaatattcggctgaataccaaaccaaatcctaatgtgcatatgcaaattaggggcaggaaaaagtggaaaacttTCTTCTTTTCTGACAGTCTAGTTTTTTCcctaccacccctaatttacatatgcaaattaggatttggttcggccaggcacaaggattcggccgaatcctggactcggtgcatccctaagtacAACTGCAACTTCCAGCACCCCTCAGTTATAAGCTTACTTGGTCCAGGCTTGCTGTTGATTTAATTTTGTCCTGTCActtgtaattatttgccattcTCTTTGTGCTCACCCCAATAGCTCATAGCACTGCAGAATATTAATACATTAATGACCACGATAAAAACAACCACACCTGACCGAAAACTGTTCTGTCCCTTTGGTTAGTTCTCGGCAACTCTGGGTTGATACTACGAAACTTCAACTCCCAGAATCTCAGTGACAGCCTTTAACTACTAGTGGGTGTTCAGAGTTGTGGATCAGCGACACCCAGGGACCCTGCGTTCGCTCCATCGCTAGCTTAAGCTCGCCATAGatgctaagatttttaaaagatcttttctgtcttgtaagaccaagcttattctgaaatgattgtttaaatatatgatttgtccatcaattaaaaagacAATTTAAATCGATATTGTCtcgttgaagccaggaaaactgtgggtaccCTCCTGCtcggccctgcaaacaattggacaatggatataTTTCACTGTGAAAGATGAAGCATTTCTAAACTGCCCAATCAATTTTCTGATGAAAAAATTGTTAGGTGCATGATTGttcagtgcccactaacctcatgataatttgaaggattgcactaaaattggtTGTTAAGGAGAggaaaatcttaaaggaaaagtaaacccctaccctacatagaccccctccccccagcctagctgccccctaactttttacttacccctcggtgcagattcacgtcATCGGAGTTCACGtcagccatctttttctctttggtCTTCATCGAGAAGTAAGTTCCGTATTGCCACATGCGCATTTGGAGCAGTCTTTGGGTTTTTGTCAACTGCTCATGCACGGAAAGTCATGAAAAAAGCTATagcaccagaagaagacctgATGAAGAACAACAAAATGGCGcacgtgaactccgatgccgtgaatctgcaccgaggggtaatttAAAAGTTAGGGTAATTTGCCCGGGGAAGCAGATAGGctagggtggaggagggagggaagtctatgtagggtagggttttttttttaataagagtttacttcttctttaacatctatggccaccttaagggtctaGCCACACGGGgagatctgccttccgccggctaaaatgaaaatcgtctcGGGGCAGGCACTCagtgcgcttcattttctgaagtttcctcatgaggcaattacggaaaacaaagtgctccgagtgcctgccccgaaacgattttcattttagccggcggaaggcagatcggggagattagtcggcgcaaagaagaggagatttgtcgcctagcgactaatctcccttgaatcttcccgtgtggccctagccttaaaggaacagtaacaccaaaaaatgtaagtgtttaaaagtaatgaaaatatcatgtactgttgccctgcactagtaaaatctgtttgcatcagaaacactacaatagttcatatgaataagctgctgtggagcaatggcgaaaattgaaaaacggctatatggcacaggttaactaatggataacagataacgccattagacagacagagcttatttgctatctgctgtgtaacctgagccttttctcctttgaatggctgcccccattgctacacagcagtaaacaatagtagtgtttctgaagcaaacacatcagttttaccagtgcagggcaacactgcattatattttcattactttaaaacacttttattttttgacgttactgttcctttaaggtgttcAGGCATTAATTTCCCTATTTGCATTGAGAGATCAAAGCTGCCTTGTTGTTTGTGCAATGCAGTGGAACCAGTGGCACTTATACATTACCTGCTCTGAGACTCATCTTCCCAATTCCTAAAGGATAGAGAATTAAACCTGTGTTAAAATGTAATCTTACCTGTCCTTTTCCTGGGGCTGATAGAATCCAGACCTGACTTTATTACTAAAACGACGGATAATGTGTTTATACCCACAGGTCACCTTGTGACAGCATCAATCCCGCAACATGCAGAAcgacgctggtgaatttgtggATCTCTACGTCCCCCGTAAATGGTAAGGTTCTCTCACATGTGCCGCCCTGATATATCTGCATAGTAGTGATAGAAGTGAGGGTCCCTGATAATCTGCTGGTTCACTGAAATGTTCATCTGTAGTTAGGCTCTTATTAACATATATATTAAGGGGAAACCCCAGTTTTATACATAAGTTGTAAGAGATTTATTTTTCCTAATATGCACCAGTGTGTGCCAGTTGTTCGGTAGGAGATCCTGGGTTACAGGACTGGCCAGCCTAGGCAGCACCCAGCACAAAGCTAGTTGAGATGAAAGTTGCGGTAAATACATATTTCATGTTCTTTAcagaagttgttcacctttagggtgaagagacagagctactagtagcagctacttgtcatagCTACAAAATAGAAAAGTTATTATTGGCTTTGCTACGATGCTACATGTGCTATTGTgttattgtctatggcagggcattttgtagccacaaaaatagcTGCTACTGGTAGTAAGTATGATTTAGAGTATGATTTAGATTTAGAGTGATATtacaagacaatttgcaattggtatacattttttattatttgtggaataagctttttattcagcagctctccagtttgcagttttggcagtctggttgctagggtcctaattatcctagtaaccatgcatttatttgaaagagactgaaatatgaatgggagagggactgaatagatgagtaataaaaagtggtaaaaacaatacatttgtagccttacagattgctttttagatgggggcagtgacccccgTTAGGAAgcccattaattaaaaaaaactaataaatgaagcccaattgaatagttgcatagaattagccattctaaaccacccctttaacagtaagCATTTCGGTCTGAAGTGCTTTATTGATAAGATTGTATTATTACCTATGGGATCCCCTAGTAAAATGTTAGAGAATAAAAAAGGTGCACTTGAGCAAGAAAGccataaaaattgtttattttttatccagaACATTGCTTCtcgttgtttttatttatagataAGGATAaggggtgccatattgtttctctttaTACAGTAcgagggtatatcttattgtgtgcccagaacattccttctctgtatatttgtatttatacatatgggaaggagttgccatgttgtttcctttagacagtacagtatgagggtatagcttattgtgtgcccagaacattccttctctgtatatttgtatttatacatatgagaaggaggtgccatattgtttcccttagacagtacagtatgagggtatagcttattgtgtgcccagaacattccttctctgtatatttgtatttatacatatgggaaggaggtgccatattgtttcccttagacagtacagtatgagggtatagcttattgtgtgcccagaatattccttctctgtatatttgtatttatatataggtagaAGGTGCCATAGTGTTTCCTTTAGATCAGTGGTCCCAAACCAGTGTCTACTGTCTTGTTCTGGCTGTCCAAATGCAAACTATCCACCAAGAAGAGATAAATGCAGGTCCAAAGTCATTATTAGTGCATCGCTCTCCTGAGTTCTGTCCTTTATCCCTGGAAATTTAATGGCCTCAAGATGCTTTCACTTTACCCAGCCTGTAGTGTGCCAGTAACATTAACTTGGGAGGCACCAGTCACAGCTTTTCTTCCGGACCACCCCAAGAGCTGCGCTGAGTAACATTTGGGTGTTGCCCAAGTTTCCTTAACCTGGAATGTATATTGAGACAGGCCTGATGTAAACTTGCCTTGTCCTAAACTGTATGACAAGCTAATGCCAGTGTTTAAATTGTTTCATATCTGGTCTGTTTTCATACCTATACtgggtaggaggctgtttgggaaATCTAAAAATATTTAGCTGGTGGATTGCAATCCTTTCTAACCATTCTTTCCATTTCTCCTTAGCTCAGCGAGCAACAGAATCATTGGGGCCAAGGACCATGCCTCCATTCAGATTAACATCGCTGAGGTGAGTTTCCTGGGCATGaatgagctctgtataacaaGGTGATGCTGCTGTGCCTTAGTTCTGTAATGAACAACAACCAGTCCGTCCCTTTACTCTATTGCAGAAACAGGAATGAAACTCAGTGGTTTTTGTCATATTTTCTACAGCACTGTCCAACAATTTCTGTCCTGATTTTCACTCGTTCAAGCAGAATTTGGCCTCTACTTGATCAGCTGCATATTGCTATATCATAAGATAGTGCTAATGCACCATAACATCCCCAGCAAAACAGTTGGTAGTGTGGTGTGACTTTATAGAGCATTTAAAATAGGCAAACTGACTTTCAATTGTGTTAATTGTGATCAGGCAGGTCTGTTAAATGTCCTTCCACCTCCTAATCTTGACTAGTAAAATTAATTGGACTGCAGCTTCAGTGTTTCTCCGTAGTCTGTTCTCTTCCTAATCCATCATCTGAACTAAATAGACCGCACCACTGATTTATGTGCTCTGTAGCAATGCATGATATGGGAGTGAATGTGAAATTTTGGAACTGCTGCCAGGGGACAAAGCAGGATACATAAACTCTTATCTGTGATGCTTTTTATGGAAAGTACATTGTCTTGAAATATCTGCATTCCTCATTGTCCCAGACTTCTACAGAGGAACAAAATAACCCGGTGCTTAGATAAGTGATGCTTTCACTGTTGCAGTTCCCTCCAGGCTTTGATAAGACCCTCCATGTTGCCTCTTCTTTTAGATTTCATAATCAATCTAATTGAGACTGAGAGCATCTCACTGCATAGCAAATATTCCATTTTCATTCtagctattcattttttttgggctCTAGCTCTTGGGGGCTAGAATCATTATTGTAATGAATTAGGGCAGAGTGTATTAATGAGATTTTCTTTGGCAGGTCGACAAAGTGACAGGCAGATTCAACAGTCAGTACAAGACCTATGCTATCTGCGGGGCCATTCGTAGGATGGTAAGCATCGACTTTCTTCTATGTAATTTGGCACTTTGTGTGTCTGCTTGCTACTGTCTAGGTACACATTAGTACAGAAATCTGCAGGAGCAGTAAGCTGTACCTTTATTGTAAGATTTCAGACTTTGTATGTATCAGGTGTATTTTGTCTTTAATAATGGAACACTCACTCTTCTTGCATGCAGTTTCTcatgtgcattttattttcttgttacAGGGTGAATCCGATGACTCTATCATGAGACTGGCAAAAAATGATGGTATTGTTTCAAAGTAAGTTCCAATTCTTTCTGCACCTGTTGAACAAACACTTGGTGCCTACTGGGTGCCAAAGGGCATCATCTTATCCAGAACTTATAGCTATAATGGCCACTATGAATAATTTCATTAAATACAATGAGCTCCTTGTTAAGTTTCCTGTGTTCCATAACCCGTTTGCTTCTACCAGAAACTGGTCCATTTGTTGTTTTAAGATTATTGTTCAGTTTAACAGAAATAGACTTTAAATGGGTTAAGTATGATAGTCCCGCATTGGGTCTGGTACCAGCGGAATACCTACAAAGTGGTCGGTTTCGGCCAGAAAGTCCCAGATTCCTTGGTCGTGGCAGGCAGTCCACGGTTAACCAGGCTGGGTACCCACCAAAGATCCGGTCTTGATCTCTCTTGCAgttcttttagttttttaatttttattttgtaaagattCTGTCCCAGTTCAGGTCAAATGTGACTTCACTTCTGGTTTTGCATTTTCCCCCGGTCCGGAAGGTTAGCTGGCTTATTGCAGGTTGGGTCAGTAGCAGGAATATGCGGGTCAAATTGCAGGTTCAGGTTGTGGGTACAGGTCGGGTATGGgtttaaaaaaatggacccgtgcaggactctctAGTAAGGGGGTCAGAAGCAGTTCTATTATCTTTAGTGACCTATGTCAATTCTGTTACATGGTTAAGGAATACCCAGcagggggtttatttataaacactgggcaaatttgcacctgggcagtaacccatgacgaTAAAACAAATGGCTGCTTTCATTATTCAACTtgcagctggatgaaaaaaaAGTCAGCCACAGATTGGTGAGTATGTGTTGCTGCACATGTGCAATTTTGCCCAGTATTGGGGTCAATTCATATGAAGTTGCCTATATGCACGCCTCCTTTTCCGCAGTCCAGTCTCACCTCTACTCTGCCCCATTTTGCCCTCTTTTCATTTCCCTCTTAATCAAGGTCTGGGGGCAGTATGAGCTCCTATTGACTAGGACGAGACTGCAGATAGTGGAAGCAGTGTGTAGACTGTAGATATGGATGTTGGTATAATTTTATgctgcattatttattaaactttgtatttttatggCATCTGTCTCACTGTCctatcactcttttttttttttaggaacttctgagacaagagactggaattgaggaactaaacaaaaaaataaaagttattagaaaaaaaaaaacttggctgcAAGTCTGCTTCATATTTATCTCCATGTGTTGCTCCCAGGAGGCATCTGTGCTGTAAGGTGAAAGGGTTTGATGCAcaaccaagttttttttatctctcaGAAACCAGACATTTCTGTCTTGGACGGGTAACCCAGTGAATTGATTCACTTGTTTTATCTGACTAGATCACTCCCTTTATTTTGTCTGGTTTGACAGGCAGTTGTGGGGAAGATGTCACTCATCATTGTGTCTAAGGGGAATCTCACTGGCAGCCATAGTGCTGCTTTCAGACAGGGAAGCCGTCAGCTGGAACACACGTACACTGTCCGCTACTTATCTGTGCTGTTTCCTAGCTCTGAACTCTGGAACACACAGGAGTCCTGGCTCTTCCAGCGCAGCAATAACTTTCATTGAATGGGTAATGGGAAAATCGTAGGAAATGGATCCCACATAAGCAAAGCTTTGTGTGCGGAAAGAGAGCTGCCTAGGTTTGCCACCtcactactttaaaggagaactaaaccctaaaaatgccatattttatatagggaacttattacaccagactacagtttcagcttgtcaatagcagcaatgatccaggacttcaaacttgtcacagggggtcaccatcttggaaagtatctgtgacactcacatgctcagtgggctctgattggctgttgagaagctaagcttagggctcgtcataaattatccatcagaaaatgaggtttgtctgtaatataagctgatgctacaggtttgctgattattaaattatgttgctaattgcactggtttctgtgctgccatgtagtaattatctgtattaattactaatcagccttatattgtgacatttctattctatgtgtactgtatattgtgagtgggtccctaagctcagtaagtgacagcagcacagagcatgtgcagtgaatcagcagaaaagaagatggggagctactggggcatctttggagacacagatctttactgctaaatggctgtggttgccttgggctggtactgaagaacaaaacatcatgtaaaacatttctagctacttctttagttatgctttagttctcctttaaaaatgaatacatatgGAATCACATCTTGCatgactaattagcaattcatttagatgcatgctgcagactgaacggatttatgtgcagccatgcatctaaataaattactaattagccatgcaggctgtggattccatatgtgtttggttttaaatggGTGAGGTGGCAATCGTAGAGCTTCCATTAGCATAAAACTTCAAATTCTGCAGTCCCTATGCATTTATGGTTTAGTTTGCAACTGCAACTTTCAAAATCCAACTACAGTAGAGCTGCAGATGTCCCATCTTTGGTCTGTTCCACTTCCACCTTCATGAAGTCTGTATCTTCATACCAACTGCAGACAGATAGCAAACCCACCCCTGTAAGCGCAGAGCTCCTGTTTCATTCTTAGGGGCAAACCATTgatgtccatagcaaccaatcgggtGTTTGCTTTTCTTTGCCATCTTGTAGGTCacagttgaaatctaattgctgatttgcaatagggatacactgaatccagaattctgcctttttcagcaggattgggatttacccaaatctttgtgcctggccgaaccaaatcctaatttgtttcctgcccctaatttgcatatgcaaatttggtctggtattcggccgaatgccaAATAGTGGAATCTGTGCATCTCTAATTCGcaatgagcaacatcactggtgaggTTTATGGTTGTAGTTGAGAAGTTCAACATAACTTAGGCCTTGAGAAATGGGCTCTTCTTGCGTTGAAGGAATGAAGCTCTAGTTAGTTAGATACTCGGTTCATTTGGAGGTGAATAAATTGCAGTCGTGTACTACTTTGTATTGGTCTTTACTAAACCAGCATCAACCTTGCACCATGACTGCTCTTTGAGCAACTGGAAGCAAAGCCCCATTCTAAGGGAAGGAACTCCATGGTGCGGCTCGATCGGCGAAACGCATGCAACGTGTCGGATGTCccgaagatacaggaagtgaaggagaaatcgcaggttaGAACTACATTTAACCAACTGTCGAATGAAAACGCAAATGCTGCATGCAGctttttcatctgacagtcggataaatgtagttcttactgGCGATttttccttcacttcctgtatcttcagaacatccgacgTGTcgatggagttcctccctaaggtgtaactggtcctttaagtgctgTTCTGCTGCAGGTTTTATTGATTGCTAATTAAGCTGAGGGCATATCACCTGCGCTGGCCCCGTGCTGAAGTGTTTTTACTCAAGGTGGGAGCAGGCACGAGTGGTAAGTACTATGTTAGTCATTTCCATTATGATTCTGGGCAAAATCTGGAGGGCACAGTTACTATATGAGTAGAGAGAAATGTTGTACAGTGTTGCTGCCCATCAGAGAGGAAGAAAATGAAGTTCATACCAAACATACTGATAAAATAATCCTTGTGCATGTCCTAACAGGGCAATTCTCCCTCCTCAGAGGGGATAAAGTATTTATCTTGCAAATATTCCCTGTGCTTCCCGGGGACTTTGTTTACTTGGGGGGCGCTTTTCTCTCAACCGTGTGATCTTGGCTCCTACTGGTTTACTGGCTGATCTAtagaatatttttatacaaagtcTAATTAATAGGCTGGATTGTGTTCTATAGAGCGGTTGATAAGAGGAGCCTTGTGCAATGCAGAAAGACTGTTTTAGCGAAGAAATACTcaactataagggctcttactcactggcgttctgacctgcgttccgtttttcggcattcagccgcaggggagcgcaggaatagacgcatgtcgtTATTTCAaatagggctgtactcactcaggcgcgtgtaggcgccgaacgcaggaaaaatgcagcatgttgcgtctcaacctgcgttcggcgcctacatgcgcctgagtgagtacaaccccatttgaaataatgacatgcgtctattcctgcgctcccctgcggctgaacgccaaaaaacggagcgcaggtcagaacgtcAGTGAGTAAGAGGCCCTAATactgttacaattgttttttattggttGGTAGGGGCACAGGCAGTTGTATTATCATACAGGTGAGTGTGATTCAAGTAAGAGTGACTCTGTGTATTTTGTCTGTGTGAGTTTCTCTGGgtaccccccccctccctccaaaTACATACAAGCAGGTTAACTGACTCCTGTGTGTGTATCTGGGATAGGACACACAACTTAACCTTATAAATGGTTGTAGATGTCATTTTAGTATTAGTTCTTAGGatcctcagtgatttctaatgtccttatttacagtagggggtacattatcccttatgagtgatactcagagttccctgtataactcagcctgcagccttgtgtctttatatggtcacagaacaacccctcagtgacttctaatgtccttatcatttctcttgcctaaattgggggacacaggcaccatggggaatgaagatcctgcagctggagactggacactaaacagttaaactcttgactcctcctcctgctctgggcttcatcccctgcctcctcctactatcCCCAgtttctttagtgtcctcagaaggagaagacacagTTTTTGGTGGCTGGAGCAACTGATCAAGACTCCAGGTTATGATCACGCCACACTATGGGGCCATTGATTCTTTCAGGAGCCTCTCCAGCTTTTAACTTTTACCTATGCCCtacagccttcccgctctacggaggtctgcaggcttgctcctATCTCCCTGCGCTGCTTCCCGCTCTTCGGAGGTCTGCAGCAGCGCCATACACCCACCCTGGGTGTATACTCTAGTACAAATACTGATATATGTGttctcatatatatttttatttgtgtttgtatagGGAGATCGTCAGACGGGCTTGGAATAGCTGGCACCAATTGTGAGTATTTCTACTTA
The Xenopus laevis strain J_2021 chromosome 9_10S, Xenopus_laevis_v10.1, whole genome shotgun sequence DNA segment above includes these coding regions:
- the rps21.S gene encoding 40S ribosomal protein S21, with translation MQNDAGEFVDLYVPRKCSASNRIIGAKDHASIQINIAEVDKVTGRFNSQYKTYAICGAIRRMGESDDSIMRLAKNDGIVSKNF